Proteins co-encoded in one Sulfuricystis thermophila genomic window:
- a CDS encoding alpha/beta fold hydrolase translates to MNTVVLVHGWGYDAHLWDAVRPLLDPALPVVTLDFGYFGAVLPAPTFPEETLKKAASGMQRKAPGAQRPRHTIQVGEEASTAQRGDAPAQQLIQRFPSPVLAVGHSLGTLWWLAQSAIPWRRLLSINGFPRFVATGNYAPAVAPRVLSRMKRQFQREPMAVLAEFHARCGGHAPSGSPNLERLAAGLDALGEWDGRAQLAARRSDVVALAGTRDPIVPAEMSTMAFGTVEFIETTGHLLPVTHPEICARWIERLARA, encoded by the coding sequence GTGAATACCGTCGTGCTCGTCCATGGCTGGGGCTACGATGCGCACCTGTGGGATGCGGTACGCCCCTTGCTCGACCCGGCGCTTCCCGTCGTCACCCTCGATTTCGGCTACTTCGGTGCCGTCTTGCCAGCGCCGACTTTCCCTGAGGAAACGCTGAAGAAGGCCGCGAGCGGGATGCAGCGCAAGGCGCCCGGAGCGCAGCGACCGAGACATACCATACAGGTAGGCGAGGAAGCGAGCACCGCGCAACGCGGCGATGCGCCCGCGCAGCAACTTATTCAGCGTTTCCCTAGCCCTGTCCTCGCCGTCGGCCACTCACTCGGCACCCTCTGGTGGCTTGCGCAGTCGGCCATCCCCTGGCGGCGCCTGCTGTCGATCAACGGCTTTCCGCGCTTTGTCGCAACGGGAAACTATGCCCCCGCCGTCGCGCCGCGCGTGCTCTCCCGCATGAAACGGCAATTCCAGCGTGAACCCATGGCGGTGCTGGCCGAATTCCACGCCCGCTGCGGTGGCCATGCACCGAGCGGCTCGCCCAATCTCGAGCGTCTCGCGGCCGGGCTCGATGCCTTGGGCGAGTGGGACGGCCGCGCGCAGCTCGCCGCGCGCCGCAGCGATGTCGTCGCGCTGGCCGGCACGCGCGATCCGATCGTCCCGGCGGAGATGAGCACGATGGCCTTCGGGACGGTCGAGTTCATCGAAACCACGGGGCACCTGCTGCCCGTGACCCATCCGGAAATCTGTGCACGCTGGATCGAAAGGCTCGCCCGTGCGTAA
- a CDS encoding DUF2189 domain-containing protein: MTPRPFGFADIGRALAEGWSMTKATRAASLAYAGIFTLLGAIILGGLLLEGFTPFVVAAAGAFMLVGPAILAGFFGIARACEAGAKVGAGETARGFAAAAPALWALALVCALLFMIFVTDAAILYSYMVGGTPVWLADLIPTSAGVANFLFWGAVSGFVIAFLLYCVSAFSAPLLIERRAGLVDAVVASVHAVFGNFLPAMAWAALLSVLVIGSILILPLLPLTLPWLAYASRALYRHVMP; the protein is encoded by the coding sequence ATGACGCCCCGCCCTTTCGGCTTTGCGGACATCGGCCGGGCGCTCGCCGAGGGCTGGAGCATGACGAAAGCCACGCGGGCGGCCAGCCTCGCCTATGCAGGAATCTTCACGCTGCTCGGCGCGATCATCCTCGGCGGGCTGCTCCTTGAGGGTTTCACGCCCTTCGTCGTCGCCGCGGCGGGTGCCTTCATGCTGGTCGGCCCGGCGATCCTCGCCGGTTTCTTCGGCATCGCACGCGCTTGCGAAGCCGGCGCGAAAGTCGGCGCTGGCGAGACGGCACGGGGCTTTGCCGCGGCCGCACCGGCGCTCTGGGCGCTCGCGCTCGTCTGCGCGCTGCTGTTCATGATCTTCGTCACCGACGCGGCGATCCTCTACAGTTACATGGTCGGCGGCACGCCGGTGTGGCTCGCCGATCTGATCCCGACCTCGGCAGGTGTGGCGAACTTCCTCTTCTGGGGCGCGGTGTCGGGATTCGTGATCGCTTTTCTGCTCTACTGCGTCTCGGCCTTTTCGGCGCCGCTGTTGATCGAGCGCCGCGCCGGTCTCGTCGATGCCGTCGTCGCCAGCGTGCACGCGGTGTTCGGCAATTTTCTGCCGGCGATGGCCTGGGCCGCGCTGCTTTCCGTCCTGGTCATCGGCAGCATCCTGATCCTGCCGCTGTTGCCGCTCACCCTGCCGTGGCTGGCCTATGCCAGCCGCGCGCTGTATCGTCACGTCATGCCATGA
- the queF gene encoding preQ(1) synthase translates to MPSQPTKTLETFPNPAPQRDYQIHMEIPEFTCLCPKTGQPDFAVLTLDYVPDKLCVELKSLKLYIWSFRDEGHFHEDVTNRILDDLVRAVKPRFMRLTARFFVRGGIFTNVVAEHRKKGWKPQPRVELAEFEAQSNTRG, encoded by the coding sequence ATGCCCTCCCAGCCCACGAAAACCCTCGAAACCTTCCCCAATCCGGCGCCGCAGCGGGATTACCAGATCCACATGGAAATTCCGGAATTCACCTGCCTGTGCCCGAAGACCGGCCAGCCGGATTTCGCCGTGCTCACGCTCGATTACGTGCCGGACAAGCTGTGCGTGGAGCTCAAAAGCCTCAAGCTCTACATCTGGAGCTTCCGCGACGAAGGTCATTTTCACGAGGACGTGACGAACCGCATCCTCGACGATCTCGTGCGCGCCGTGAAGCCCCGCTTCATGCGGCTCACCGCGCGCTTCTTTGTCCGCGGCGGCATCTTCACCAACGTCGTCGCCGAGCATCGCAAGAAGGGCTGGAAACCTCAGCCACGCGTCGAGCTCGCAGAATTCGAGGCCCAGTCGAACACACGCGGCTGA
- a CDS encoding AzlD domain-containing protein, whose translation MSWWPLWLACGLVTFAIRYSFIALEGHYKPPAWFIRALPFVPIAALTAITAPELLLVAGRLQVTDNPRLLAGIVAIAVAARWKNTLATIASGFAALWLLRAFS comes from the coding sequence ATGAGCTGGTGGCCGCTGTGGCTCGCCTGCGGACTCGTCACTTTCGCGATCCGCTATTCCTTCATCGCGCTCGAAGGCCACTACAAGCCGCCGGCCTGGTTCATCCGCGCGTTGCCCTTCGTGCCGATCGCCGCCCTCACCGCGATCACCGCGCCGGAACTCCTGCTGGTGGCTGGCCGACTACAGGTCACCGACAATCCGCGCCTGCTGGCGGGCATCGTCGCCATCGCCGTCGCCGCGCGCTGGAAAAACACGCTCGCCACCATCGCCAGCGGTTTCGCTGCGCTTTGGCTGCTACGTGCGTTTTCGTAA
- the dapC gene encoding succinyldiaminopimelate transaminase — MNPNLDKLQPYPFEKLRALFAGCTPPAHLNEIKLHIGEPQHPTPQLVKDALTASLAGLASYPATNGSDALRQAIAAWIGRRYGIPAPDAASQVLPVNGSREALFAFAQTVVAPRRHEQPVVISPNPFYQIYEGAALLAGARPFYLNTLPENGFRMDFSRVPEEVWQQTQLIYVCSPGNPTGKVMPLEDWQMLFELSDRHGFVIAADECYSEIYFDETQPPLGGLEAARQLGRDDYKNLVMFSSLSKRSNVPGLRSGFVAGDATILKQFWLYRTYHGCAMSPPVQAASIAAWNDEAHVRDNRRRYVEKFAQATPIIARHLKTALPDAGFYLWANVSSTGLSDSEFARRLHAQYNVSVLPGSFLARDAGGCNPGRNFVRIALVADLDECLAAAERIAAFCTSL, encoded by the coding sequence ATGAACCCGAATCTCGACAAGCTCCAGCCCTATCCGTTCGAAAAGCTGCGCGCACTGTTTGCCGGCTGCACCCCGCCCGCCCACCTGAACGAAATCAAGCTGCACATCGGCGAGCCGCAACACCCGACGCCGCAACTCGTCAAAGACGCGCTCACGGCCAGTCTCGCCGGACTCGCCAGTTACCCGGCCACCAACGGTTCCGACGCGCTGCGCCAGGCGATCGCCGCCTGGATCGGCCGCCGCTATGGCATTCCAGCTCCCGATGCAGCAAGCCAGGTGCTGCCGGTCAATGGCTCGCGCGAGGCCTTGTTCGCCTTCGCCCAGACCGTCGTCGCGCCGCGCCGCCACGAACAACCGGTGGTGATCTCGCCCAACCCCTTCTACCAGATCTACGAGGGCGCGGCGCTGCTCGCCGGCGCACGACCGTTCTATCTCAACACGCTGCCGGAAAACGGTTTCCGCATGGATTTCTCGCGCGTCCCGGAAGAGGTCTGGCAGCAGACCCAGCTCATCTACGTCTGCTCGCCCGGCAACCCGACCGGTAAGGTGATGCCGCTCGAAGACTGGCAGATGCTGTTCGAGCTGTCCGACCGCCATGGTTTCGTCATCGCCGCCGACGAATGCTATTCGGAGATCTACTTCGACGAGACCCAGCCGCCGCTCGGCGGGCTGGAAGCGGCGCGGCAGCTCGGCCGCGACGACTACAAGAATCTCGTCATGTTTTCGAGCCTGTCGAAACGCTCGAACGTGCCGGGGCTGCGTTCGGGCTTCGTCGCCGGCGATGCGACGATCCTCAAGCAGTTCTGGCTCTACCGCACCTATCATGGTTGTGCGATGAGCCCACCCGTGCAGGCCGCCAGCATCGCCGCCTGGAACGACGAGGCGCACGTGCGCGACAACCGCCGTCGCTACGTCGAGAAATTCGCCCAGGCAACCCCGATCATTGCGCGGCATCTGAAAACCGCGCTGCCGGACGCCGGCTTTTATCTCTGGGCCAACGTTTCTTCCACTGGGCTTTCCGACAGCGAATTCGCCCGGCGGCTCCATGCTCAATATAATGTGAGCGTCCTGCCCGGCAGCTTTCTCGCTCGTGACGCCGGCGGCTGCAACCCCGGCCGTAACTTCGTGCGCATTGCGCTGGTCGCCGACCTCGATGAATGTCTCGCCGCGGCGGAACGCATCGCCGCCTTCTGCACCTCACTCTGA
- a CDS encoding AzlC family ABC transporter permease — protein MTRSQAFLLGVRALLPMHLGVAPFGVIYGVVALSAGIPPLAALLMSSIVFAGSAQFLLAQLVGAGAPALLSVGAVGLINLRHALYSASVAPLLAHLPRRWKLLLAYLLTDEAYAAAIPHLLENPKSPVAHWILFGAGFALWAGWQLATLAGVLAGSLLPSDLGLDFALPLTFIAIVVPLIGSRARLFAALVAAAAAVMLAGLPYKTGLFAAALAGLAAGALSGEKR, from the coding sequence ATGACACGAAGCCAGGCCTTCCTCCTCGGTGTGCGCGCGCTGCTGCCGATGCATCTGGGTGTCGCGCCCTTCGGCGTGATCTACGGCGTCGTCGCGCTCTCCGCCGGCATCCCACCGCTCGCCGCGCTGCTGATGTCCTCGATCGTCTTCGCCGGCTCGGCACAATTCCTGCTCGCGCAGCTGGTCGGCGCCGGCGCGCCGGCGCTGTTGTCGGTCGGCGCCGTGGGGCTGATCAATTTGCGCCATGCGCTCTACAGCGCCTCGGTGGCCCCGCTCCTTGCCCATCTGCCGCGCCGCTGGAAACTCCTGCTCGCCTATCTGCTCACCGACGAGGCCTATGCCGCGGCGATTCCGCATCTGCTGGAAAACCCGAAGTCGCCGGTCGCGCACTGGATTCTCTTCGGCGCGGGTTTCGCGCTCTGGGCCGGCTGGCAACTGGCAACCCTCGCCGGCGTGCTGGCAGGCAGCCTGCTGCCGAGCGATTTGGGTCTGGACTTCGCCTTGCCGCTCACCTTCATCGCCATCGTCGTACCGTTGATCGGCAGCCGCGCGCGTCTCTTCGCCGCGCTCGTCGCCGCTGCGGCGGCCGTCATGCTGGCCGGCCTGCCCTACAAAACCGGCCTGTTCGCCGCCGCGCTGGCGGGCCTGGCCGCGGGAGCCCTCAGCGGAGAGAAGCGATGA
- a CDS encoding methyltransferase codes for MRKEIAARFAAAATTYDAHSAAQRHAAQRLAERLAALHLPPRPRVLEIGCGTGHLTVLLALHLPGATILASDIAPAMVAACRERLGTNTRIDFAVMDGAQPAVAGPFDLVCGNLVAQWFDDPRAAFAALSALLAPGGVLLLSLPGSETFREWRLAHAAHGLRPGARPLPTSQACLAALPPGDNRIETEHWVDRPPQGIDFLRALRAIGADTPAAGHKPLGAGQLRRVLATLGPTPALTYEFLYLSHRQP; via the coding sequence GTGCGTAAGGAAATCGCTGCGCGTTTCGCCGCCGCCGCCACGACCTACGACGCCCACTCGGCGGCGCAGCGCCACGCCGCCCAGCGGCTCGCCGAGCGGCTGGCTGCCTTGCATCTGCCGCCGCGGCCGCGTGTGCTCGAGATCGGCTGCGGCACCGGGCATCTGACCGTCTTGCTCGCCCTCCATCTGCCGGGCGCAACGATCCTTGCCAGCGACATCGCCCCGGCGATGGTCGCCGCCTGCCGTGAGCGCCTCGGCACCAACACTCGCATCGACTTCGCCGTGATGGACGGTGCCCAACCCGCGGTCGCCGGCCCCTTCGATCTGGTCTGCGGCAACCTCGTCGCCCAGTGGTTCGACGATCCACGGGCGGCATTCGCCGCGCTCTCCGCCTTGCTCGCGCCGGGTGGCGTGCTGCTCTTGAGCCTGCCGGGGTCAGAGACCTTCCGCGAATGGCGCTTGGCCCATGCGGCACATGGCCTGCGGCCCGGCGCACGCCCGCTGCCCACGAGTCAGGCCTGTCTGGCCGCATTGCCGCCGGGCGACAATCGCATCGAAACCGAACACTGGGTCGATCGTCCGCCCCAAGGCATCGACTTTTTGCGCGCGCTGCGCGCGATCGGTGCCGATACGCCCGCCGCTGGCCACAAACCGCTTGGCGCCGGCCAGCTGCGCCGTGTGCTCGCCACCCTCGGGCCGACGCCCGCCCTCACCTACGAGTTCCTCTACCTCAGCCACCGCCAGCCATGA
- a CDS encoding PEP-CTERM sorting domain-containing protein, whose translation MKSKPLSRTLLTSAALLTLGAAPVHAATINWTDWTSVSAAASQVFGILTVGSSTVNVTYSGAYNTVQTSGGTNYWNPDAPYLSTTVENAPPASDIITLGQGGSKTITFSQAVVDPLIALVSWNGNTVDFGVPIEILSYGTGYWGYGTPILNNSGTGFYGNGEVHGVIKLPGTFTSITFNDTSEWWHGFTVGVIGLGSSNGVPEPASLALLGMGLAGLAGLRRRKA comes from the coding sequence ATGAAGTCAAAACCGCTTTCCCGCACACTTCTGACTTCTGCCGCTCTGCTGACACTGGGAGCAGCACCTGTACATGCTGCCACTATCAATTGGACCGACTGGACGAGTGTAAGCGCGGCCGCATCACAGGTGTTCGGCATTCTTACCGTTGGTTCAAGCACTGTCAATGTAACTTACAGTGGCGCGTACAATACTGTCCAAACCAGCGGAGGGACAAATTACTGGAATCCTGATGCACCCTACCTCAGTACAACTGTCGAAAATGCCCCTCCGGCCTCCGACATCATCACACTCGGTCAAGGCGGCTCCAAAACCATCACATTCTCTCAAGCAGTGGTCGATCCGCTCATTGCTTTGGTGAGCTGGAACGGCAATACCGTCGATTTTGGCGTCCCGATCGAGATTCTGAGCTACGGTACTGGATATTGGGGATACGGTACCCCAATCCTGAACAATTCGGGAACCGGGTTTTATGGAAATGGTGAGGTCCATGGTGTAATTAAGCTACCGGGCACTTTCACATCAATTACTTTTAACGACACTTCCGAATGGTGGCACGGTTTCACTGTCGGCGTGATCGGTCTAGGCTCTTCAAACGGTGTACCCGAACCCGCGTCGCTCGCCTTGCTGGGTATGGGTCTCGCCGGTCTCGCCGGGCTGCGGCGCCGCAAAGCTTAA